The proteins below are encoded in one region of Belonocnema kinseyi isolate 2016_QV_RU_SX_M_011 chromosome 5, B_treatae_v1, whole genome shotgun sequence:
- the LOC117173244 gene encoding uncharacterized protein LOC117173244 — MKASAFSTSFLIFCSLSRIPALTFDPVVSMKETTRSDSYNLKLIYRHLKDVSSPRVSPIRYKYAKILELLNNTSDYYERETVTISDNVEKFLNTTLDTVTDKCSNLIDANAWKYVGRNYTVYSAAVNKLEEFLISPINKTHKQIDSIMLATNLIFKLGNLIHSLEKCFDDKERLNEEHVMRVMVLILRQISKNIFLAGKINLDGEYLENPKSADCSKVFFPMRGNSLLFDALMVDIHSPFESCYKHEDFDNCAFDLLKNCEAELATVLKMAWCPPESDGCKTL; from the exons atgaAGGCGTCCGCATTTTCTACGTCATTCTTGATTTTTT gTTCATTGAGTAGAATACCAGCTCTAACATTCGATCCTGTGGTATCTATGAAAGAAACTACACGGAGTGattcttataatttgaaattaatttaca GACATCTGAAAGACGTTTCCAGTCCAAGGGTTTCTCCAATTAGATACAAGTATGCTAAAATACtag AACTACTTAACAACACATCTGATTATTATGAAAGGGAAACTGTTACGATATCAGACAATGTGGAAAAGTTTCTAAATACAACATTGGACACTGTCACCGACAAATGTTCAAATCTTATAGATGCAAACGCTTGGAAGTATGTTGGTAGAAATTACACTGTTTACAGTGCAGCAGTTAACAAACTCgaggaatttttaatcagtcCAATAAATAAAACCCACAAACAAATTGACAGCATCATGCTGGCcacaaatttaatattcaaattggGAAACTTGATTCATTCGTTGGAAAAGTGTTTCGACGATAAAGAACGCTTAAATGAGGAGCACGTTATGAGAGTGATGGTTTTGATTTTGcgtcaaatttccaaaaatatatttttag CTGGTAAAATAAACCTAGATGGAGAATACCTGGAAAATCCTAAGTCTGCGGACTgctcaaaagttttttttccaatgCGAGGTAATAGTTTGTTATTTGATGCACTGATGGTAGACATTCATTCGCCTTTTGAATCTTGCTA CAAACATGAAGATTTTGATAATTGTGCTTTTGATCTTTTGAAAAACTGCGAAGCAGAACTAGCAACAGTTTTAAAAATGGCGTGGTGTCCGCCTGAATCAGATGGATGCAAAACTTTGTAA